In the genome of Carnobacterium pleistocenium FTR1, one region contains:
- a CDS encoding general stress protein — protein MKFVKGSYLTLEEARIAVDEVVAEGYDRKLITLVTNRETADNLPNDLDVGVSIEHADNDGSEDESFMDKVKGIFTMSDDEAENANVDTTDDSYDEMDDGYEVDEAVLSDYKEDINSGSIVILVDDFSDEPGVQDPR, from the coding sequence ATGAAATTTGTAAAAGGAAGTTACCTCACTTTAGAAGAAGCTAGAATCGCCGTTGACGAAGTGGTGGCTGAAGGCTATGACAGAAAATTGATCACACTTGTCACAAACAGAGAAACTGCTGATAACTTACCCAATGATTTAGATGTGGGTGTCTCTATTGAGCACGCTGACAATGATGGTAGCGAAGATGAATCATTCATGGACAAGGTGAAAGGTATCTTTACAATGAGTGATGACGAAGCTGAAAATGCAAACGTAGACACAACAGATGACAGTTATGACGAAATGGATGATGGTTACGAAGTGGATGAAGCTGTATTGAGTGATTATAAAGAGGATATTAATAGCGGTTCTATTGTTATTCTCGTAGATGATTTCAGTGATGAACCAGGCGTACAAGACCCTCGATAA
- a CDS encoding acrylyl-CoA reductase family protein codes for MNKFKALWADVIEEGKVVTKVKLLSKDDLPPGEVLIKVHYSGVNYKDALAATNSKNGVIRSYPIVPGIDLSGEVVESTTEDYSVGEKVIVTSYGLGINHLGGFSEYARVPKEWVVKLPQGLSLKEAMIIGTAGFTAGQSVQALEKNGLEKAMLPVLVRGATGGVGSMAVQILSKLGYPVEAESRKKAEQQDYLVAIGADKVIHPDESHLEKRKPLSKQRWQAVIDPVGGEYLSDYLAQLASNGGVALSGNAGGIKFEATVLPFILRGIDIYGINSVDFNLTERIALWNRLATDMKPEQLERMIDHQVTLEELPKSFAKIMAGEMKGRTLVKIV; via the coding sequence ATGAATAAATTTAAAGCATTATGGGCTGATGTAATTGAAGAAGGAAAAGTTGTAACGAAGGTGAAATTATTATCAAAAGATGATTTACCACCAGGAGAAGTCCTTATCAAGGTACATTATTCTGGTGTGAATTACAAAGATGCACTTGCAGCGACAAATAGTAAAAACGGAGTTATTCGCTCTTATCCAATCGTTCCGGGAATTGATCTGAGCGGCGAGGTAGTAGAGTCTACAACAGAAGATTATTCAGTTGGCGAGAAGGTCATTGTAACGAGTTATGGTTTAGGAATAAACCATTTGGGTGGCTTTAGTGAGTATGCTCGTGTTCCAAAAGAATGGGTAGTGAAATTGCCACAAGGTCTCAGTTTAAAAGAAGCAATGATTATCGGAACAGCTGGCTTTACAGCTGGGCAATCTGTTCAGGCCCTTGAGAAAAATGGATTAGAAAAAGCAATGCTTCCCGTTCTTGTGAGAGGCGCTACTGGAGGGGTCGGCAGTATGGCTGTTCAGATCCTCTCAAAATTAGGTTACCCTGTTGAAGCTGAATCACGTAAAAAAGCAGAACAGCAAGATTACTTAGTGGCTATTGGTGCGGATAAAGTTATTCACCCAGACGAGTCGCATTTAGAAAAACGAAAGCCATTAAGCAAGCAAAGATGGCAAGCAGTAATAGATCCAGTTGGTGGAGAGTATCTTTCTGATTATCTTGCTCAACTTGCTTCAAATGGTGGAGTTGCTTTAAGTGGAAATGCGGGAGGAATAAAATTTGAGGCTACTGTTTTGCCATTTATTTTACGAGGTATCGATATCTATGGAATTAATTCAGTAGATTTTAATTTGACCGAACGAATAGCATTGTGGAATCGTCTTGCAACAGATATGAAACCTGAACAGTTAGAACGTATGATTGATCACCAAGTCACACTCGAAGAATTACCAAAATCTTTTGCTAAGATTATGGCGGGTGAAATGAAAGGAAGAACGTTGGTTAAAATAGTTTAA
- a CDS encoding metallophosphoesterase family protein: MFIDRRLTEAYKKARVEEFDENSKYIFFSDVHRGNGNITDEFTRNRNVFLHALKYYYKNEFTYIEAGDGDELLEYSDFTFTKNAHSEVYNVIKNFFDDGRLIKLYGNHDIALKNPKFVKENYYTNYDEYTEEFFDFLKGIKPIEALVLRYKKTGQEILTVHGHQGDAPNDQFAFFTMLSLKFFWRFLHGFGIRNPTSPVKNVAKRHKIERNFNKWITKNKIMLICGHTHRFKYPKNKDLPYFNTGCCVYPTSITGIEIKEGKVQLIRWETQVSAKGVLIIQKDIMRGPEPIEEFDMTLEGWNKNNSKI; this comes from the coding sequence ATGTTTATAGATAGAAGGTTAACGGAAGCTTATAAAAAAGCTAGAGTAGAAGAGTTTGATGAGAATTCTAAATATATATTTTTTAGCGATGTTCATCGCGGAAATGGAAATATAACAGATGAGTTTACGCGAAATCGAAATGTTTTTCTGCATGCTCTAAAGTATTATTATAAAAATGAGTTTACTTATATTGAAGCTGGAGATGGTGATGAACTGTTAGAGTATTCTGATTTTACTTTCACAAAAAATGCACATAGTGAAGTGTATAATGTCATTAAAAATTTTTTTGATGATGGTCGATTAATAAAATTGTATGGCAACCATGATATTGCTTTAAAAAATCCGAAGTTTGTGAAAGAAAATTATTACACAAATTACGATGAATACACTGAAGAATTTTTTGATTTCTTAAAAGGAATCAAACCGATTGAAGCACTGGTATTGAGATACAAAAAAACAGGACAAGAAATTTTGACCGTACATGGCCACCAAGGTGATGCGCCAAATGATCAATTTGCTTTTTTCACTATGTTATCATTGAAATTCTTTTGGCGTTTTCTGCATGGATTTGGTATTCGAAATCCCACAAGTCCAGTGAAAAATGTAGCAAAACGGCATAAAATTGAAAGGAACTTCAACAAATGGATCACAAAGAATAAGATAATGCTTATTTGCGGTCACACACATCGATTTAAATATCCAAAAAATAAAGATCTTCCATATTTTAACACCGGTTGCTGTGTCTATCCCACGAGCATTACGGGAATTGAAATAAAAGAAGGTAAAGTCCAGTTGATAAGATGGGAAACTCAAGTAAGTGCAAAAGGTGTTTTAATCATTCAAAAAGATATCATGCGAGGACCGGAACCAATTGAAGAATTTGATATGACGTTGGAAGGCTGGAATAAAAATAATAGTAAGATATAA
- a CDS encoding FAD-dependent oxidoreductase — MNQAYKTLDNNTPSGTTEINTTLHLDDGSTVEGDAFVIGLGVSPRVSLAEQTGLKTDDGVSVDEYLRTKDPSIWAAGNSAFYPDKISGKTRIKHVPDLAAVRAILSDPPTNPQSLKRMIRSK, encoded by the coding sequence ATGAACCAGGCGTACAAGACCCTCGATAACAATACTCCCTCAGGAACGACGGAAATCAATACTACTCTTCATCTTGATGATGGGTCTACAGTAGAAGGGGATGCGTTCGTTATCGGCTTAGGGGTCTCCCCTCGTGTATCGTTAGCTGAACAAACCGGTCTTAAAACAGACGATGGTGTTTCTGTTGATGAATACTTGCGTACCAAGGATCCCTCTATCTGGGCTGCTGGTAATAGTGCTTTTTATCCGGATAAAATTTCAGGCAAAACACGGATCAAACATGTACCAGATTTAGCTGCTGTTCGTGCTATTTTGAGTGATCCACCGACCAATCCCCAATCTTTAAAGCGCATGATTCGTTCCAAATAA
- a CDS encoding fructose bisphosphate aldolase, whose protein sequence is MQKEQFERMKNGKGFIAALDQSGGSTPKALELYGIAPETYSNETEMFDLVHDMRTRLMTSPAFNSDTILGAILFEQTMDRKVEGLYTADYLWEKKGVVPFLKIDKGLAEETDGVQLMKPNPDLDELLKRANERHIFGTKMRSLIKEANPEAIKKVVTQQFEVGKQIIAAGLVPIIEPEVDINSKDKEQSETLLKDEILAQLDTLSESENVMLKLSIPTIDDFYKELIDHPKVIRVVALSGGYTREKANEALTRNHGLVASFSRALSEGLSAGQSSEEYNASLKESIKQIYNASIT, encoded by the coding sequence ATGCAAAAAGAGCAATTCGAACGAATGAAGAATGGTAAGGGTTTTATTGCAGCATTAGACCAAAGCGGTGGAAGTACTCCAAAAGCTTTGGAACTCTATGGCATAGCACCTGAGACTTATTCAAATGAAACTGAAATGTTTGATTTAGTCCATGATATGCGAACTCGTCTAATGACTTCTCCAGCTTTTAATTCTGATACAATCTTAGGTGCTATTTTATTTGAACAAACAATGGATCGCAAAGTTGAAGGCCTTTATACAGCCGATTACTTATGGGAGAAAAAAGGTGTAGTCCCATTCTTGAAAATTGATAAAGGATTAGCGGAGGAAACAGATGGTGTTCAGTTAATGAAACCTAACCCTGACCTCGATGAATTATTAAAAAGAGCTAACGAACGTCACATATTTGGAACAAAAATGCGTTCGTTGATTAAAGAAGCTAATCCTGAAGCCATTAAAAAAGTGGTTACCCAACAATTTGAAGTCGGCAAACAAATCATTGCAGCCGGACTTGTTCCAATTATTGAACCAGAAGTGGATATTAATAGTAAAGATAAGGAACAGTCTGAAACCCTTTTGAAAGATGAGATTTTGGCTCAGCTAGATACTTTGAGCGAATCAGAAAATGTCATGTTGAAATTATCGATTCCAACCATCGATGATTTTTATAAAGAATTGATTGATCATCCAAAAGTTATACGAGTAGTAGCTCTTTCTGGTGGTTATACCCGCGAAAAAGCTAATGAAGCATTAACACGTAACCATGGTTTAGTTGCTAGTTTTTCAAGAGCCTTATCTGAGGGGTTAAGCGCTGGTCAGTCAAGTGAGGAGTACAATGCATCGTTAAAAGAATCGATTAAACAAATTTATAACGCTTCGATCACTTAA
- a CDS encoding glycosyltransferase family 2 protein, with protein sequence MISIIVSVQNVEKSLPKCLHSIKGQTYRNLQVILIDNGSIDKSSEICRKFTKSDSRFKVIHIESSNLSVAKNTGLSFDQDSEFYEDLLVTICQ encoded by the coding sequence ATGATTTCAATTATTGTATCCGTTCAAAATGTTGAAAAATCATTACCTAAATGCCTACACAGTATCAAAGGGCAAACGTATCGCAATTTACAAGTTATCTTAATTGATAATGGTTCCATTGATAAAAGCAGTGAAATTTGTAGGAAATTCACTAAATCTGACTCTCGCTTTAAAGTCATTCATATAGAAAGCAGCAATCTTTCCGTGGCTAAAAACACTGGTCTTTCTTTTGATCAGGACAGTGAGTTTTATGAAGACCTATTAGTCACCATTTGCCAGTAA
- a CDS encoding copper-translocating P-type ATPase has translation MEKHKEPSNHHDHSDMDHSSMDHSSMSHTGGHSGHHAMMIEDFKKRFWVSLILAVPISILSPMFQMLFGYEILFLGDNILLFVLSTILFFYGGKPFLTGAWSELKSRTPAMMMLISLAIITAYFYSTLTTFFISGSDFFFELATLIAIMLLGHWIEMKSIMGASKALEALIKLMPKEAHKIDEAGNIIEVTVEDLKPGDKILVKSGEKIPLDGTIYEGTSAIDESMLTGESLPVEKSPGMDAIGASVNGEGVLKIEVNKVGNDTYLSQVIQLVQEAETTKSKAQGFADIAAKWLFYVAVVVGLVTVIYWSVTGDFDFALERMVTVLIIACPHALGLAGPLVTSRSTSIAASKGLLIRNRIAFEGAYKIDKIVFDKTGTLTEGNFGITDIQPVEGVSESELLTLAYSVETQSDHPIAKGIVKEGKERKLEIYDVKNYRNLAGKGLTATVKGIEISVVSPGAMRKDQISFDEKSYETMAQQGKTVVFVLKSNELQGMIALADIIRESSYKVIKQLNDLGIETIMMTGDNKKVANYVGDKLGLSQVIAEVLPHEKSKKVSELKEDGKKVAMIGDGINDAPALAESDVGIAIGAGTDVAIETADIILVNSNPVDVLNIIKLSKASHKKTIENFIWAAGYNVIALPLAAGVLINQNILITPAIGAVVMSLSTIIVAINAQMLKID, from the coding sequence ATGGAAAAACATAAAGAACCATCAAATCATCATGATCATAGCGACATGGATCACAGCAGTATGGATCACAGCAGTATGAGCCATACTGGTGGGCATTCGGGACATCATGCAATGATGATTGAGGATTTCAAAAAAAGGTTTTGGGTCTCATTGATTCTAGCAGTTCCTATTTCTATTTTATCTCCAATGTTCCAAATGCTTTTTGGATATGAAATTCTTTTTTTAGGAGATAATATTCTGTTGTTTGTTCTATCAACTATTCTTTTTTTCTACGGAGGAAAACCATTTCTTACAGGAGCATGGAGTGAACTGAAATCACGAACCCCAGCAATGATGATGTTGATTTCGTTAGCGATCATTACAGCGTATTTCTACAGCACATTAACGACATTTTTTATTTCTGGTAGTGATTTTTTCTTTGAATTGGCTACTTTAATTGCTATTATGCTTCTTGGTCATTGGATCGAGATGAAATCAATTATGGGAGCTTCAAAAGCTTTAGAAGCGTTAATTAAATTAATGCCAAAAGAAGCACACAAAATTGATGAAGCGGGTAACATTATTGAAGTAACGGTAGAAGATTTAAAACCGGGGGATAAAATTCTTGTCAAATCAGGTGAAAAAATCCCTCTAGATGGCACTATTTATGAAGGAACATCTGCTATAGACGAATCCATGCTAACTGGAGAATCTTTACCGGTAGAGAAGAGCCCTGGAATGGATGCAATCGGTGCATCCGTTAATGGTGAAGGAGTTTTGAAAATCGAAGTGAATAAAGTCGGGAATGATACGTATCTATCTCAAGTTATTCAGTTAGTTCAAGAAGCTGAGACTACAAAATCTAAAGCACAAGGATTTGCTGATATTGCCGCCAAATGGCTCTTTTATGTAGCTGTCGTAGTTGGTTTAGTTACGGTTATTTATTGGTCAGTTACTGGTGATTTTGATTTTGCTTTAGAACGGATGGTGACCGTATTGATTATTGCTTGTCCACATGCATTAGGGCTCGCAGGACCTTTAGTGACTTCAAGATCAACTTCGATTGCAGCTAGTAAAGGGTTGTTGATCCGTAATCGGATTGCTTTTGAAGGAGCATATAAAATCGATAAAATCGTTTTTGATAAAACAGGCACGTTAACAGAAGGTAACTTTGGGATAACCGATATTCAGCCTGTTGAAGGGGTAAGCGAATCTGAATTATTAACTTTAGCTTATTCAGTTGAAACCCAATCAGATCATCCAATTGCTAAGGGTATCGTTAAAGAAGGTAAAGAACGCAAATTAGAAATCTATGATGTTAAAAATTACCGTAATTTAGCAGGTAAGGGATTAACAGCGACTGTAAAAGGAATAGAGATTTCAGTTGTCAGCCCAGGAGCTATGAGAAAAGATCAAATTTCTTTTGATGAAAAAAGCTATGAAACAATGGCTCAACAAGGAAAAACGGTTGTGTTCGTCTTGAAAAGCAATGAATTGCAAGGCATGATCGCATTAGCGGATATCATCAGAGAATCTTCTTATAAAGTAATCAAGCAGTTGAATGATTTAGGTATTGAGACCATCATGATGACCGGAGATAATAAAAAAGTGGCTAATTATGTAGGCGATAAATTAGGGCTTTCACAAGTAATCGCTGAAGTTCTTCCTCATGAAAAGTCTAAGAAAGTATCTGAATTAAAAGAAGATGGTAAAAAGGTAGCTATGATCGGAGACGGAATCAATGATGCTCCAGCTTTAGCAGAATCTGATGTTGGGATAGCAATAGGGGCAGGTACCGATGTTGCTATTGAAACCGCAGATATTATTTTAGTGAATAGCAATCCGGTAGATGTATTGAATATTATCAAATTATCTAAAGCTAGTCACAAAAAAACGATTGAAAACTTTATATGGGCAGCAGGGTATAATGTGATAGCTCTTCCACTAGCAGCAGGCGTTTTAATTAACCAAAATATTTTAATTACGCCAGCTATTGGAGCAGTTGTGATGTCTTTAAGTACCATTATTGTTGCAATAAATGCGCAAATGTTAAAAATTGATTGA
- a CDS encoding MDR family MFS transporter — translation MIQAKNQNIPSAQVKSILGVILMGSFVTILNQTLMSTALPSIMKEFSITATQGQWLTTAYMLINGIMVPITAYLVNRFTTRQLYLFSMIVFSMGTFVAATANIYAVLIIGRMIQAIGAGIVLPLLMIVILYLFPIEKRGSAMGLVGLAMNFAPAIGPTFSGWVVQNYHWNMLFYFILPFAVIDVVVAFFVLNNVGETGHPKLDGISVIYSTLGFGGLLFGLSNASSNDFISVNVALSLIIGIISLVLLVNRSNHSKEPLLNFGIFKYKGYRLNLIISFVLTAGMYGAIMLLPIYFQTIRGMTPLESGMILLPGSILMAIMSPVTGKMFDKYGSKRLAMSGLLLVTIGTFIIGLIDLNTPIKYIVLLQIVRSLGFSLTLMPIQTAAFNAVPLELAAHASAMFNTQRQLAGSMGTALFVVVMTVVSQEGVAQQLSTELSDLAGFQMVFKLVGLFSLVAFIMTLFIKENPYLPDAKPARNV, via the coding sequence ATGATTCAAGCAAAAAATCAAAATATACCATCCGCACAAGTTAAATCTATTTTAGGAGTTATTTTAATGGGGTCCTTTGTGACCATATTAAATCAAACGCTTATGAGTACTGCTCTTCCAAGTATAATGAAAGAATTTTCGATTACTGCCACTCAAGGTCAGTGGTTAACGACGGCTTATATGCTGATCAATGGAATCATGGTACCTATTACGGCCTATCTCGTTAACCGCTTTACAACGCGACAACTGTACTTGTTTTCGATGATTGTTTTCTCAATGGGTACTTTTGTAGCGGCTACTGCTAATATTTATGCAGTACTGATCATTGGCCGAATGATTCAGGCAATAGGGGCAGGAATTGTTTTGCCATTATTGATGATTGTTATCTTATATCTTTTTCCAATTGAAAAAAGAGGTTCAGCAATGGGACTAGTTGGTTTAGCAATGAATTTCGCTCCAGCTATTGGACCGACATTTTCAGGATGGGTCGTACAAAACTACCATTGGAATATGCTGTTTTACTTCATTTTACCATTTGCTGTTATAGATGTTGTGGTTGCCTTCTTTGTTTTAAACAACGTTGGGGAAACGGGTCATCCGAAATTAGATGGTATCAGTGTCATTTATTCAACGCTAGGTTTTGGTGGGTTGTTGTTTGGACTTAGCAATGCATCTTCAAATGACTTTATAAGCGTTAATGTAGCTTTATCACTGATCATTGGAATTATTTCTTTAGTTCTATTAGTCAATCGCTCTAATCATTCAAAAGAACCTTTACTGAATTTTGGTATTTTTAAATATAAAGGGTATCGGTTAAATCTTATTATTTCATTTGTACTAACAGCTGGAATGTATGGAGCTATCATGTTGTTGCCGATTTATTTTCAAACTATCCGCGGGATGACGCCACTGGAATCAGGAATGATTCTTTTGCCAGGATCGATTCTTATGGCTATTATGAGTCCTGTCACGGGTAAAATGTTTGATAAATATGGCTCTAAAAGGTTAGCCATGAGTGGGCTATTACTGGTCACAATTGGAACTTTTATCATAGGACTGATTGATTTAAACACACCAATCAAATATATTGTCTTGCTTCAAATCGTTCGATCATTAGGCTTTTCACTGACATTGATGCCTATCCAAACAGCTGCTTTCAATGCTGTTCCATTAGAACTTGCAGCCCATGCATCAGCAATGTTTAATACGCAACGCCAGTTAGCGGGTTCAATGGGAACAGCTTTATTCGTTGTTGTGATGACAGTTGTTTCTCAAGAAGGTGTTGCACAGCAGCTATCAACTGAATTGTCTGATTTAGCAGGATTTCAAATGGTTTTCAAATTAGTAGGACTGTTTTCGCTAGTGGCCTTTATTATGACCTTATTCATTAAAGAGAATCCGTACTTACCAGATGCCAAACCGGCTAGAAATGTATAA
- a CDS encoding thioredoxin family protein: MNTFSQASSIEEVLQVIKENTLVFVYISRENCGVCHAVQPRVQEMLKEFPSIKPIQVSADDIPEVASQFTVFTVPALLLFAEGKEVIREARFVVMDDLHKNFQRVVENS; this comes from the coding sequence GTGAATACATTTTCTCAAGCATCATCCATAGAAGAAGTTTTACAGGTTATAAAAGAGAACACTCTTGTTTTTGTTTATATTTCAAGAGAAAATTGTGGTGTTTGTCATGCTGTTCAACCACGAGTACAAGAGATGCTAAAAGAATTCCCATCTATTAAACCTATTCAAGTCAGTGCAGATGATATTCCCGAAGTTGCCAGCCAATTCACAGTATTCACTGTTCCAGCATTATTGCTATTCGCTGAAGGAAAAGAAGTGATTCGCGAAGCTCGGTTTGTTGTAATGGATGACCTGCATAAGAATTTCCAGCGAGTTGTTGAAAATAGTTAA